A genomic region of Anaeromicrobium sediminis contains the following coding sequences:
- a CDS encoding sodium/glutamate symporter, with protein sequence MNFGPYNMLMDFALMSILLFMAQLMRAKIKLIQNLYLPSSLVAGFIGLFLGKQFINIIPFSDKISTYPYMLVVVLFASLFIGRTEKSSFKEVIDKVGDTFTINSAVYFGQYGVAILIGGFILSKFYPNINQGFSILMPGGFIGGHGAAAAFGGAFKELIGWEEALPIGQTFATVGLLFGVLGGLVIINIGTRKKATRFIKTMSQLPESMQTGLVPLNERGPMGYETVNPMSIDPLTWHVLLVLMATAGGYYFTNWFKIILPKISLPMFSVTMIMGVLLQLILNLIGLGEYVDKKIMTRIGSSATDYLVAFGVASIKLAIVVKYAAPIFILFLVGAIFCVTYLFLVGRRLFNNFWFERSIFIFGWSTGVIAIGVTLLRIVDPEFKSKTLEDYGMAYVFMSFIEILLISLLPILMVNGYGLITGLVCFVIFGTLIWITAHKYGIKGGSMSELRQGEEEIIYKYDTNS encoded by the coding sequence ATGAACTTTGGACCCTACAATATGTTGATGGATTTTGCCTTAATGTCCATATTACTTTTCATGGCCCAATTAATGAGGGCTAAAATAAAATTAATACAAAACTTATATTTGCCATCATCCCTAGTGGCGGGATTTATAGGTCTATTCTTAGGGAAGCAGTTTATAAATATCATACCATTTTCAGATAAAATAAGTACTTATCCATATATGTTAGTTGTAGTTTTATTTGCGTCTCTTTTTATAGGGAGAACAGAAAAAAGTTCCTTTAAAGAGGTTATAGATAAAGTAGGAGATACTTTCACTATTAATTCGGCTGTATATTTTGGACAATATGGAGTAGCAATTTTAATAGGTGGATTTATCCTAAGTAAATTTTATCCGAATATAAACCAAGGGTTTTCCATATTAATGCCAGGTGGATTCATAGGTGGACATGGAGCAGCAGCAGCCTTTGGAGGAGCATTTAAGGAACTTATTGGATGGGAAGAAGCACTTCCTATTGGACAGACTTTTGCTACTGTAGGATTACTATTTGGAGTATTAGGAGGACTTGTCATAATTAATATAGGAACTAGGAAAAAGGCAACTAGATTTATTAAAACCATGAGTCAATTGCCAGAAAGTATGCAAACAGGGTTAGTTCCTTTAAATGAAAGAGGTCCTATGGGGTATGAAACAGTTAACCCCATGTCTATAGATCCCCTTACTTGGCATGTACTATTAGTATTAATGGCTACGGCTGGAGGGTATTATTTCACTAACTGGTTTAAAATTATACTTCCTAAAATAAGCTTACCTATGTTTTCTGTGACAATGATTATGGGAGTGCTGTTACAATTAATATTAAACCTAATTGGATTAGGGGAATACGTGGATAAGAAGATTATGACAAGGATAGGTAGCTCAGCCACAGACTATTTAGTAGCATTTGGAGTAGCATCAATAAAACTTGCTATAGTTGTTAAATATGCTGCTCCTATATTTATATTATTTTTAGTTGGAGCCATATTCTGTGTAACTTATTTATTTTTAGTGGGAAGAAGATTATTTAATAACTTTTGGTTTGAAAGGTCCATATTTATATTTGGTTGGTCAACAGGTGTTATAGCCATAGGAGTAACTCTTTTGAGAATAGTTGATCCAGAATTTAAGAGCAAAACCCTAGAGGATTATGGTATGGCTTATGTATTCATGTCATTTATTGAAATACTATTAATATCCCTATTACCTATTTTAATGGTTAATGGATATGGACTAATTACAGGTTTAGTATGTTTCGTTATTTTTGGAACTTTAATTTGGATTACTGCCCATAAATATGGAATTAAAGGTGGTTCTATGAGTGAACTTCGACAGGGAGAAGAAGAAATTATATATAAATATGATACAAATAGTTAA
- a CDS encoding response regulator, giving the protein MEFSIYIVDDDENIRAILKKVIRDNKLGYVIGESSDGIHGIENIIDLKPNIVLVDLLLPKCDGITIVDKVTSMNRDISFIMISQVDSPNMVGEAYKKNIEFFIHKPINQIEVISIINKVKGNIKMKKIVNSLEKTLHSIMDLKGNDEFGSHKKNKKHKGEKILLELGIIGEAGSNDIIEIINMLMEKNEMNINTISNKKVYEIYDMLKNRYKNLYEKELSIGAFEQRIRRAVGKGLKNIANLGLEDYANDIYMKYSNSLFDFSEVRREMNYIKGKSTHPGKINIKKFIDGIVIEVLNEL; this is encoded by the coding sequence ATGGAATTTAGCATATATATAGTAGATGATGATGAGAATATAAGGGCCATATTAAAAAAGGTCATAAGGGATAACAAATTAGGATATGTAATAGGAGAGTCTAGTGATGGCATACATGGAATTGAAAACATAATAGACTTAAAACCTAATATTGTATTAGTAGATTTATTGCTACCAAAGTGTGATGGGATTACCATAGTAGATAAGGTGACCTCAATGAATAGGGATATATCCTTTATTATGATATCTCAAGTGGATTCACCTAATATGGTGGGAGAAGCTTACAAGAAAAATATTGAATTTTTTATTCATAAACCAATAAATCAAATAGAAGTAATATCCATTATAAACAAAGTTAAAGGGAACATAAAAATGAAAAAAATTGTGAATTCATTAGAAAAAACCTTACATAGTATAATGGATCTAAAAGGTAATGATGAATTTGGAAGTCATAAGAAAAATAAAAAGCATAAAGGGGAGAAAATATTATTAGAATTAGGCATAATAGGTGAAGCGGGAAGTAATGACATTATAGAAATCATTAACATGCTAATGGAAAAAAATGAAATGAATATAAATACAATTAGTAATAAGAAAGTATATGAAATTTACGATATGTTAAAAAATAGATATAAAAATTTGTATGAAAAAGAGTTAAGTATAGGTGCTTTTGAGCAGAGAATAAGAAGGGCAGTTGGTAAGGGGTTAAAGAATATAGCTAACTTAGGATTAGAAGATTATGCTAATGATATATACATGAAATACTCTAATTCATTATTTGATTTTAGTGAAGTGAGAAGAGAGATGAACTATATAAAAGGCAAAAGTACACACCCAGGAAAAATAAACATAAAAAAGTTCATAGATGGAATAGTAATAGAAGTTTTAAATGAATTATAA
- a CDS encoding DeoR/GlpR family DNA-binding transcription regulator: MIEIEREMFYNKFKEGVMDLLTEERQRIILEVFKEKEIVKINELVKVTNTSESTIRRDLTQLENEGILKRVHGGAKLLKGRSIEPSYNEKQDKYIDEKERIAKYAASLIEEGDCIYLDAGTTVFNMIKYIDKKDVIVVTNGLKHIDILLEKNMNAYIIGGKAKARTKAIIGVDALKNLERFRFDKCFMGMNGIDLKYGFTTPDSEESILKEAAISLSKKAYVLADESKFGEVAFVKVAQLDKAIILTNAEVENYRLYEEKTKIKVVTK, from the coding sequence ATGATTGAAATTGAAAGGGAAATGTTTTATAATAAATTTAAGGAAGGCGTGATGGATTTGTTAACAGAGGAAAGACAAAGGATAATTTTAGAGGTTTTTAAGGAAAAGGAAATAGTTAAGATAAACGAACTTGTAAAAGTTACAAATACATCAGAATCTACCATAAGAAGAGATTTAACTCAGCTAGAAAATGAAGGAATTTTAAAAAGGGTTCATGGTGGAGCTAAGTTGTTAAAGGGAAGGTCTATTGAACCTAGTTATAATGAAAAACAGGATAAGTATATAGATGAAAAAGAGAGAATAGCCAAATATGCAGCATCCCTTATAGAAGAGGGAGATTGTATATACCTAGATGCTGGAACTACTGTATTTAACATGATTAAGTATATAGATAAAAAAGACGTAATAGTGGTAACTAATGGTCTTAAGCATATAGACATTCTTTTAGAAAAAAATATGAACGCTTATATTATTGGTGGAAAGGCCAAGGCTAGAACTAAGGCCATAATAGGAGTAGATGCCCTTAAGAATTTGGAGAGGTTTAGATTTGACAAATGTTTTATGGGGATGAATGGTATTGACTTGAAGTATGGATTTACTACACCTGATTCAGAAGAATCCATATTAAAGGAAGCTGCCATAAGTTTATCTAAAAAGGCATATGTACTAGCAGATGAAAGCAAATTTGGAGAAGTAGCCTTTGTTAAGGTAGCTCAGTTAGATAAGGCAATAATTCTAACAAATGCAGAAGTAGAAAATTATAGATTATATGAAGAAAAAACTAAAATAAAGGTTGTGACTAAATAA
- a CDS encoding ornithine cyclodeaminase family protein, producing MSRKVEFLYLQQEDCVKAGGYDMKGCMKATERSFFLHGKGDFILPGKPVIRWGGPETEEKTGRIMSMPAFLGGQKYAKELEDMDLIGPINTSGIKYIPSKPHNPKKYGLPRANAVIIINDPDTLMPSCIMDGTLVSAMRTGAASGVAAKYLANPDSKVMGLVGASVQGITQTLALKEGVPSLEVCKVFDINPETSKKFVEEMKDKVDMEFVIVDSAEKAFRDSDVISTATMAKEAYVNGEWYKEGAFHCEISFWDTPPEALKAMDFVVVDSWYQVKHHGVDVSCRAVRDGVIPEDKIRGDLGEIIVGTKPGRQGRKEKIFFNPIGMGIHDLSEAHRVYENAMKMGIGKRLPLWENPILG from the coding sequence GTGAGTAGAAAAGTAGAATTTTTATATTTACAACAAGAGGACTGTGTAAAAGCTGGCGGATATGACATGAAAGGCTGTATGAAAGCTACTGAAAGATCATTCTTCTTACATGGTAAAGGTGATTTCATACTACCAGGAAAACCTGTTATTAGATGGGGTGGCCCAGAGACAGAAGAAAAAACTGGTAGAATTATGTCTATGCCTGCATTTTTAGGGGGACAAAAATATGCAAAAGAATTAGAAGATATGGACTTGATTGGACCTATAAATACTTCAGGAATCAAATACATACCTAGTAAGCCTCACAATCCAAAGAAATATGGTTTGCCTAGAGCAAATGCAGTAATTATCATTAATGACCCTGATACATTGATGCCTTCTTGTATTATGGATGGCACGTTAGTAAGTGCAATGAGAACAGGTGCAGCATCAGGTGTAGCAGCAAAATATCTTGCAAATCCAGATTCAAAGGTAATGGGACTTGTTGGTGCAAGTGTACAAGGGATAACCCAAACATTAGCTCTTAAAGAAGGTGTTCCATCATTAGAAGTATGTAAGGTGTTTGATATAAATCCAGAAACAAGTAAAAAATTTGTAGAAGAAATGAAAGATAAAGTGGATATGGAATTTGTAATTGTTGATAGTGCTGAGAAAGCATTTAGAGATTCTGATGTTATTAGTACTGCTACTATGGCTAAAGAGGCTTATGTAAATGGAGAGTGGTATAAAGAAGGAGCTTTTCATTGTGAAATTTCATTTTGGGATACACCACCAGAAGCTCTAAAAGCTATGGATTTTGTAGTTGTAGATAGCTGGTATCAAGTAAAACACCATGGAGTAGACGTAAGTTGTAGAGCTGTGAGAGATGGGGTCATACCAGAAGATAAAATAAGAGGTGATCTTGGAGAAATTATCGTTGGAACAAAACCTGGAAGACAAGGTAGAAAAGAAAAAATATTCTTTAATCCAATAGGAATGGGAATTCATGACTTATCAGAAGCTCATAGGGTATATGAAAATGCCATGAAAATGGGAATCGGAAAGAGATTACCTTTATGGGAAAATCCAATATTAGGTTAG
- the pfkB gene encoding 1-phosphofructokinase — protein sequence MIYTVTFNPSIDYIVSLEDFGLGTVNRVTKDAKYPGGKGINVSRVLNNLGKKSKALGFIGGFTGDFIEEFLKKENIDTHFIKIYEDTRINVKVKSNEETEINGNGPHIDDESLERLFNKIKKIKEDDYLVLSGNIQNSLPRNMYSKIQSLLKDKRVKVIVDTTKEALISTLENKPFLIKPNIKELEEIFETNIETREDVISYGKKLVAMGAQNVIISMGKDGALLVNKDVILYGEAPKGESKNSVGAGDSLVAGFIYGYGKNKNLLDGFKWGIACGSATAFSMDLCERPLVEKLLKEIKILTL from the coding sequence ATGATATATACAGTAACTTTTAATCCTTCTATAGATTATATAGTTTCCCTAGAGGATTTTGGATTGGGCACTGTAAATAGAGTTACGAAAGATGCTAAATACCCTGGAGGAAAAGGGATAAACGTATCTAGAGTGCTTAATAATCTAGGGAAAAAGAGTAAGGCCCTAGGGTTTATAGGTGGATTTACAGGTGATTTTATAGAAGAATTTTTAAAAAAAGAGAATATAGACACCCATTTCATAAAAATATATGAAGACACAAGAATAAACGTAAAAGTAAAATCTAATGAGGAAACTGAAATAAATGGAAATGGTCCTCATATAGATGATGAAAGCTTAGAAAGATTATTTAATAAAATAAAAAAAATAAAGGAAGATGATTACTTAGTTCTATCAGGAAATATACAAAATAGTCTTCCTAGAAATATGTATTCTAAGATTCAAAGTCTTCTTAAAGACAAAAGGGTAAAAGTAATAGTAGATACTACTAAGGAAGCTCTTATTAGCACCCTTGAAAATAAGCCTTTTTTAATAAAGCCAAATATTAAGGAACTAGAAGAAATATTTGAAACAAATATAGAAACAAGAGAAGATGTAATTTCCTATGGAAAGAAGCTAGTAGCCATGGGTGCTCAAAATGTAATTATATCCATGGGAAAAGATGGAGCATTATTAGTAAATAAGGACGTAATCCTTTATGGAGAGGCACCAAAGGGAGAAAGTAAAAATTCTGTAGGAGCAGGAGATTCATTGGTGGCAGGATTCATATATGGATATGGCAAAAATAAAAATCTATTAGATGGTTTTAAATGGGGCATTGCCTGTGGGAGTGCTACAGCATTTTCTATGGATTTATGTGAAAGACCCCTTGTTGAGAAGTTATTAAAGGAAATTAAAATTTTAACCCTGTAG
- a CDS encoding PTS fructose transporter subunit IIABC, whose translation MKITDLLKKDTIILNLKGTTKEEVLNELIKKLDTADKLNDKEEFREAIFKREKEFSTGVGDGVAIPHAKTGAVKKPALAFGYSKEGIDYDSLDGKKAHIFFMIAGKDDSNNEHLDTLSKLSVLLMREEFRSKISKIKNKEELLNIIDKEQNIELEDSNEVNNSDELILAVTACPTGIAHTYMAADALKNEGSKKAVSIKVETNGSTGVKNRLTDDEIKRAKAIIIAADKQVEMSRFEGKKIIQVPVAQGIKKAGELIDAAIKGDGTTYHHNKKDGDFNKKVERKGFYKHLMNGVSNMLPFVVGGGILIAISFIFGIKAFDPSDPAFHPFAKLLMDIGGGSAFALMIPVLAGFIGMSIADRPGFAPAMVGGFIAANNGAGFLGGLIAGFLGGYIILFLRKTFSKLPDSLEGIKPVLLYPLFGIFLTGAIMLLVVVNPVKGANLALQSWLDGMGTANKVLLGLILGAMMAVDMGGPINKAAFTFGIAMIDGGNFAPHAAVMAGGMVPPLGIALATTIFKNRFTKSEQDAGKTCYIMGASFITEGAIPFAAADPGRVIPSIIVGSAIAGALTMVFNIGLPAPHGGLFVIPIVEGSPLLYSVAILIGSGITALMLGFLKKPIKE comes from the coding sequence ATGAAAATAACAGATCTTTTAAAGAAAGATACCATAATACTTAATTTAAAAGGTACAACAAAAGAAGAAGTATTAAATGAACTTATTAAGAAATTAGACACAGCAGATAAATTAAATGACAAAGAAGAATTTAGAGAGGCAATCTTTAAAAGAGAAAAGGAATTTTCAACAGGGGTAGGTGATGGGGTAGCTATTCCACATGCTAAAACAGGAGCAGTGAAAAAACCGGCACTAGCCTTTGGATATTCTAAAGAGGGTATAGACTACGATTCATTAGATGGGAAAAAAGCACATATATTCTTTATGATAGCAGGAAAAGATGATTCAAATAATGAACATCTAGATACTTTATCTAAATTATCCGTACTTCTTATGAGAGAAGAGTTTAGAAGCAAAATATCAAAGATAAAGAATAAAGAGGAATTATTAAATATTATAGATAAAGAACAAAATATAGAGTTAGAAGATTCTAATGAAGTGAATAATAGTGATGAACTGATTTTAGCTGTAACGGCTTGTCCTACAGGTATAGCTCATACTTATATGGCAGCTGATGCCCTTAAAAATGAGGGGAGCAAAAAGGCAGTTTCCATAAAGGTAGAGACTAACGGTTCTACTGGTGTAAAAAATAGGTTGACAGATGATGAGATAAAAAGAGCCAAGGCAATTATAATTGCAGCAGATAAGCAAGTGGAAATGTCCCGTTTTGAAGGTAAAAAGATTATACAAGTACCCGTTGCCCAGGGCATAAAAAAGGCAGGAGAATTAATAGATGCTGCCATAAAGGGAGATGGTACTACTTATCATCATAATAAAAAAGATGGTGATTTTAACAAGAAGGTAGAAAGAAAAGGTTTTTATAAACACTTAATGAATGGTGTTTCTAACATGTTACCTTTTGTAGTAGGTGGAGGTATATTAATAGCCATATCATTCATATTCGGTATTAAGGCCTTTGACCCAAGTGATCCAGCATTCCATCCCTTTGCTAAATTACTTATGGATATAGGTGGAGGTAGTGCCTTTGCCCTTATGATTCCCGTATTAGCAGGATTTATAGGAATGAGTATAGCAGATAGACCAGGATTTGCACCAGCCATGGTAGGTGGATTTATAGCAGCTAATAATGGCGCAGGATTTTTAGGCGGACTAATAGCAGGTTTCTTAGGTGGTTATATTATTTTATTCCTAAGAAAAACGTTCTCAAAGTTACCAGATTCTTTAGAAGGAATAAAGCCCGTATTGTTATATCCTCTGTTTGGAATATTTTTAACGGGAGCTATCATGTTACTTGTAGTAGTAAATCCAGTTAAGGGAGCAAACTTAGCCCTTCAAAGCTGGTTAGATGGCATGGGAACAGCAAACAAGGTATTATTAGGATTAATACTTGGTGCAATGATGGCTGTGGACATGGGAGGTCCTATTAACAAAGCTGCTTTTACTTTTGGTATAGCTATGATAGATGGAGGTAACTTTGCACCTCATGCAGCAGTTATGGCAGGTGGAATGGTTCCACCCCTTGGTATTGCGTTAGCTACTACTATATTTAAAAATAGATTTACTAAGAGTGAGCAGGATGCAGGAAAAACGTGTTATATTATGGGGGCTTCATTTATTACAGAGGGAGCTATACCATTTGCAGCAGCAGACCCAGGTAGAGTTATTCCTTCTATAATAGTAGGATCTGCCATAGCAGGAGCATTAACTATGGTATTTAATATAGGTTTACCAGCACCCCATGGTGGACTGTTTGTAATTCCTATTGTGGAAGGAAGTCCACTATTATATTCAGTAGCCATCCTAATAGGTTCTGGAATTACAGCTTTAATGTTAGGTTTTCTTAAAAAACCAATAAAAGAATAG
- a CDS encoding helix-turn-helix domain-containing protein, producing the protein MTKDIGKKIKFLRQTNEMTLKDLSEKTGLSSGFLSQLERGLTTIAIDSLDKIASALNIELTYFFSSPKKNSGLIMKSYEQEVSQIMNSKIIYYSLSNNLSESTMVPKLVTVLPNEDSEEIQKYPHEGEEFIYILEGILTLYIDKEKHILHPGDSAHFNSSLDHNWTNHTNKNVKLLVVNTPNFFKSKKSD; encoded by the coding sequence ATGACAAAGGATATAGGTAAAAAAATTAAATTTCTAAGACAAACTAACGAAATGACTCTAAAGGATTTAAGTGAAAAAACAGGTCTTTCTTCTGGTTTTTTATCACAGCTAGAAAGGGGCCTAACTACTATTGCAATTGATTCTTTAGACAAAATAGCCTCTGCATTAAATATAGAGTTAACTTATTTCTTTTCTTCTCCTAAGAAGAACAGTGGCCTTATAATGAAGAGTTATGAACAAGAAGTTTCTCAAATAATGAACTCTAAAATAATTTATTATAGTCTTTCTAATAACTTATCTGAAAGTACAATGGTTCCAAAATTAGTAACAGTATTACCAAATGAAGATAGTGAAGAAATCCAAAAGTATCCCCATGAGGGAGAAGAGTTTATATACATATTAGAAGGTATATTGACCCTTTATATAGACAAGGAGAAGCACATTCTTCATCCTGGTGATTCAGCCCATTTCAATTCTTCATTAGATCATAATTGGACAAATCACACTAATAAGAATGTGAAATTATTAGTAGTAAATACACCAAACTTTTTTAAGTCTAAAAAAAGTGATTAG
- a CDS encoding YkgJ family cysteine cluster protein yields MEGRIWIPKNVEKKEACPCGSEKTYEKCCLKKGLKYRNYGKNHEDKNILIEESECDREYRKITGVVLDTINKADMENGLSVSYGVESLKQLYGLYEDSISIFSKYSSCTKGCSQCCHMYVDLTAMEAEVIRKFVIENFTNEEIEKIMCRLEENKDLVPDYRELVGLEKMSDQLDSYWSKQIPCPFLNEEKECGIYQVRPVKCRTFMAFSKEENCTYEDNKSFRIETPMGNGLLIGADAISTNVKRFKDLKAEDKKTNLLALKKSIYHWFKDGFNNIDRSI; encoded by the coding sequence ATGGAAGGCAGAATATGGATACCTAAGAATGTTGAGAAGAAGGAAGCTTGTCCTTGTGGAAGTGAAAAGACCTATGAAAAATGTTGTCTTAAAAAAGGATTAAAATATAGAAATTACGGAAAAAATCATGAGGATAAAAATATTTTAATAGAAGAAAGTGAATGTGATAGGGAATACAGAAAAATCACAGGAGTAGTATTAGATACTATTAATAAGGCAGATATGGAAAATGGGTTAAGTGTGTCTTATGGGGTGGAATCATTAAAGCAATTATATGGATTATATGAAGACTCCATATCTATCTTTAGTAAATATTCTTCTTGTACTAAAGGATGTAGTCAATGTTGCCATATGTACGTGGACTTAACAGCTATGGAAGCAGAAGTTATAAGAAAGTTTGTAATTGAAAATTTTACTAATGAAGAAATTGAAAAAATAATGTGTAGATTAGAAGAAAATAAAGACCTTGTTCCAGACTATAGAGAATTAGTAGGATTAGAAAAGATGAGTGATCAGTTAGATTCCTATTGGAGTAAACAAATACCCTGTCCTTTTTTAAATGAGGAGAAGGAATGTGGTATCTATCAAGTAAGACCTGTTAAATGCAGAACTTTCATGGCCTTTTCTAAGGAAGAGAATTGTACATACGAAGATAATAAGTCCTTTAGAATAGAAACTCCTATGGGTAATGGCCTATTAATAGGAGCAGATGCTATATCTACTAATGTGAAAAGATTTAAAGACTTAAAGGCAGAAGATAAAAAGACTAATTTATTAGCTTTAAAAAAATCTATCTATCATTGGTTTAAAGATGGATTTAATAATATAGACAGAAGTATTTAG
- a CDS encoding ornithine cyclodeaminase family protein gives MLYLNERDIKRSVSLKDVMEGVEKAFHIYKDKNFFMPDRIHIDKEPNTLLYMPCFTKDIFGTKIISLFPENTHKNLPVIDGLVLLNNIETGKPVGMLNGAYLTAYRTGAVGGVGVKYVTPEDVTSLGLIGTGVQGFYQVLFACEARDFKKVTVYNRTKEKVEGFIARLKKELPNMEIVSADTTEELVKNSEVIITATSSNEPVLPDDEELLKGKHIVGIGSYKPDMHEFPKSLYGLIDNIYIDNDFACEESGDLITPLNEGWIEKEQVKLFTELMDRKVEKGETTLFKSVGMALFDMVVSQIIYEKAKEKNIGQKIEL, from the coding sequence ATGTTATATCTTAATGAAAGGGATATAAAAAGGTCTGTATCACTTAAGGATGTTATGGAAGGTGTAGAAAAGGCCTTTCATATATATAAGGACAAGAACTTCTTTATGCCAGATAGAATTCACATAGATAAGGAACCAAACACTTTGTTATATATGCCTTGTTTTACTAAAGATATATTTGGTACTAAGATAATTAGTTTATTTCCAGAAAACACACATAAGAATCTACCGGTGATAGATGGATTAGTATTACTTAATAATATAGAAACGGGCAAACCAGTGGGTATGCTAAATGGTGCCTACCTTACAGCCTATAGAACAGGAGCTGTAGGCGGAGTTGGAGTAAAATATGTTACACCTGAAGATGTGACTAGTCTAGGCCTTATAGGAACTGGAGTGCAGGGATTTTATCAAGTATTATTTGCATGTGAAGCCAGGGATTTTAAAAAGGTTACTGTGTATAACAGAACAAAGGAAAAGGTAGAAGGATTTATTGCGAGATTAAAAAAGGAACTACCTAATATGGAAATTGTAAGTGCAGATACTACAGAAGAGTTGGTAAAAAACTCAGAGGTTATTATTACGGCCACATCATCTAATGAGCCAGTTCTTCCAGATGATGAAGAACTATTAAAGGGTAAGCATATTGTGGGTATTGGGTCTTATAAACCTGATATGCATGAGTTTCCAAAGAGTTTATATGGCCTAATTGACAATATATATATTGATAATGATTTTGCCTGTGAAGAATCGGGAGATTTAATAACTCCATTAAATGAAGGATGGATAGAAAAAGAGCAGGTAAAATTATTTACAGAGTTAATGGATAGAAAAGTTGAAAAGGGAGAGACTACTTTGTTTAAATCAGTAGGAATGGCTTTATTTGATATGGTAGTATCTCAAATAATCTATGAAAAGGCTAAGGAAAAAAATATTGGTCAGAAGATAGAGTTATAA
- a CDS encoding ATP-binding protein produces MNRKVVETIGAICVLVVFTGQIYITPFFEWTLRFSFSVTTLSLLFIYFKEISIITTSIMVSMSVLIFRVSVQLITNPNIPLYESIVGYYRGALFYIFFGVLFYVFKIREKIDKIGLNFIFLFICEVLANFIEIFLSKGNINYSFDEMLKIIILVGTIRTCITLALYYGICNYLKRRKIKEEENKYRQLVSFIANLKSELFLLKKSSRDIENAMDKCFHMYKRLEIEDLKEDALSISKDIHEIKKDYIRVILGMEKNLDGESIISVMSFEEIKNIIKGNTQKIIELSHKKIRLEINVEDDFHTNEFYPIISILNNLIVNSIESINESGYICIEEKIHGDYIVFTIEDNGEGIHKDEIKLIFNPGYSTKFNKDTGAISTGIGLTHVHNIVGDYFKGRIKVESKEGVGTVFKIEIPKMYMIN; encoded by the coding sequence ATGAATAGGAAAGTAGTAGAAACTATAGGCGCCATTTGTGTACTGGTAGTATTTACAGGTCAAATATATATAACTCCTTTTTTTGAATGGACCCTTAGATTTTCATTTAGTGTCACAACATTATCTCTTTTATTTATATATTTTAAAGAAATTTCAATAATAACAACCTCTATAATGGTTAGTATGTCAGTTCTTATTTTTAGAGTATCTGTACAACTAATAACTAATCCTAATATTCCATTATATGAATCAATTGTAGGGTATTATAGGGGAGCCCTCTTTTATATATTTTTTGGAGTGCTATTTTATGTATTTAAAATAAGAGAAAAAATAGACAAAATAGGATTAAACTTTATATTTTTATTTATATGTGAAGTACTGGCTAATTTCATAGAAATATTCTTAAGTAAAGGAAATATTAATTATTCCTTTGATGAAATGTTAAAGATAATAATCCTAGTTGGGACCATAAGAACTTGTATAACTTTAGCCTTGTATTATGGAATATGTAATTATTTGAAAAGAAGAAAAATTAAGGAGGAGGAAAATAAATATAGACAATTAGTTTCATTCATTGCAAATTTAAAATCAGAATTATTTTTATTAAAAAAATCTAGTAGGGATATTGAGAATGCCATGGACAAATGCTTCCATATGTATAAACGATTAGAGATAGAAGATTTGAAAGAGGATGCCTTATCCATATCAAAGGATATACACGAAATAAAAAAGGATTATATAAGAGTAATATTGGGTATGGAGAAAAATTTAGATGGAGAAAGTATTATCTCTGTAATGTCCTTTGAAGAAATAAAAAACATAATAAAGGGGAATACACAAAAAATTATAGAATTATCTCATAAGAAAATAAGGTTGGAGATTAATGTGGAAGATGACTTTCATACAAATGAATTTTATCCTATCATATCCATACTAAATAATTTGATTGTAAATTCCATAGAATCAATTAATGAAAGTGGATATATATGTATAGAAGAAAAAATACATGGAGACTACATTGTATTTACTATAGAAGACAATGGAGAAGGTATTCATAAAGATGAAATTAAATTAATTTTTAATCCTGGATATTCAACTAAATTTAATAAGGACACAGGAGCAATATCAACGGGCATAGGATTGACCCATGTGCATAATATAGTTGGAGATTATTTTAAAGGTAGAATAAAAGTTGAATCTAAAGAAGGGGTTGGAACTGTATTTAAAATAGAAATACCGAAGATGTACATGATTAATTAG